The Gossypium arboreum isolate Shixiya-1 chromosome 6, ASM2569848v2, whole genome shotgun sequence DNA window CCAGTCCACAAGTGCAGTTTGTATCCATTGAAGACATTCCGGAGAGTATCGTGAGTAAAGAAAAAGAGCTGGAGATGCAAAGAGATGATCTCGCATCTAAACCAGAGAACATTAGAGAGAAGATAGTGGAAGGCAGAGTTTCAAAGAGGCTTGGAGAGCTTGCCCTTTTGGAACAGCCCTTCATTAAGGATGACAGTCTGTTGGTTAAAGACTTGGTAAAGCAAACTGTTGCAGCACTTGGAGAGAACATAAAAGTCCGAAGGTTTGTTCGATTTACACTTGGAGAGACAACTGAAGATACCAAAACAGGAACTGAAGCATGAGAAAAGGAGCTTCCATTGGCATCCAGTGGGAGTAATGGAGGTAGGAACTAATTTTGGACGAGAGAATAACTTGATTCTTTTTTGTAGTGGCCTTCATTGTATGCTTTAATTGGCCCTTAAAGCTTACTGTTTGATCTTGTAAGTTGAGAACTGTTTCTTCAGTTTATTTGTGCAAAATGGAAATACTGAGATAAGCGAGGAATTATTAAATTAGCTAAAAAGCTGGTCTGTAATTCTATTTTACACGAATTTTTCATTGTTTCTAAGAGTACTTGTGTCAAAATTATTTACTCTCAACTCAACatgatatataatataataaatgagTTCGTATCAGACATGCTTTTAGGTCTTAAAACACATATCGGACGCATGCCCAAATTAACATGCATTATAGGGTGTCCAAACTTGCATTGGAGACATACCCATATCATCCcaggcaaaaaaaaaaatgcaaacaaaATTGTCAAAGACATGCGAGAACAAAGTATCTAAAACTTCCCAGGTTATCAAAGCATCTGATACATAGAGATTTGATCATGTGTTTCacactaacaaaaaaaaaacaagagtCGTAGGGCGTTATCATCAACTATAATGCTAAGTTGTATCTTTGAATCTGTTTCATCCTAATCAACCACACCAGTGACCCCAACCTAGACAGCAGTTGAATGAGGATCGATCTTTACGAATGATTAACTGCGTTATATGTGCTTCATGCATGGCCTCAAAGTGCACTTCGGCAGCTAATTGTCCTTTACCTGACTCCTTTTGGGTACAAATCGCCATAGATCTACAGCAATATCTACCTCCTTTTTCTTGTGAAACTTGTATAGTTGAGGAACATCAAAACGGAGCTGGAGATAGATTGGGGGAGTGAGATTGGGATAAGAGAAGACAAAACAGCAATAAGGCAAATATTTACTGAAAAATAGAGTAACAGCAATTTGGCagcattaaagaaaaagaaacacacacacacacatgccCAACCCCAGACCGTTCTCACAGCTTATCGGCAAGCCATCCAAATAATCTCCTCTGAGAATGTGTATGCACGGTGACAGCATTTTAAGGTTCATAAGAGAAATGTAATCAGATTGAGAAGCTAGTTTTACCCACCTCACACAAGACCTCAGCGCTGCTAGCATTTAAGTCCCTCAAGGAGGTCCTTTTGATATACTACAGTGAAGAAAAGATAAATTATCACAATTCTTAGTCATGTTAAAATCCTTATGCAAACAGAACAGGTAACTGATATGCCTTGGCATAGAAGAAATAGACAACATGAGACAAATCCATGAGATATTACAACTGAACCAAATGAATAATGTCGCTAATTAGCAAGCAAATATACGGAAGTAGAAAAGACAGTTTTGATAGTATAACCATAATCCATTGAAGATAATTATGAGCAAAATACTAATTTCTCTACGATAAGGTGATTACTGTGTACTCCATAGGGTAGAGGAAACTATTGAGTACATACAAAAAGATAAACTAATACATGAAATAGCAGAGAAGGAACCTTTGTCAAAGTTAATGAATAGTTAATTTGCTATTTTAGCTTTAAATCCGACACTTACAGAAAATAAATCAAGGGCACAGCAAGCATTACTAATATATTCCTATTCAACTAGTAGAAAATTCAAAGCAAATTACTTACATCTCTCGTTGAGGTCTTATGCAAGGAATAAACAGCTTGAGAAGCTACCTGACACAGACACAATGTGGACAATATGCCTATTAGATCCAAAATAAAAAGGTGGACTGAAAAATCTTGATTCTGTGACTAGCTTTACCTTCAATGCCACAAATAGAAAATCCATGTCAATACCCTTCTTTCGAGTTCCAAATGGAGGATTCATCACAACAGTATCAACAATTTGACCTAAACATGGAGTGAAACCATAAGATGAAGAAAGAAGTCACAACTTAAGATTAAGAAACAGTCTATAGAACATTCATGCTATTTTAAACTTATAACTTTCCTACTATCTTTCTCTTGATTGATTCAGTATACATGAGATAATGGCTAGAAAGTAACAGATACATTCAATTTATTGCATCTTCCATGTGAAAATATATTGACGTCAAAGAAGAAACAAATTAAATTATcgtaatgccatgtcccaggcatgaaAATGACTAGCTATACACTTTCTATATATTTGATTACCCAAAAAATTCCTCCGTGCCAGAGAAACACTGCTGTCTGCAAACTAACCATAGATTCTATAGCTTACAGAGGGTAGCTTttccatatcattattagaatgactGGTAATATTTTCCAGGAAGAATCAAGTATTCTGGAGACACCGAGGgatagagaggaaaagagaggggaaGGAACTATTACCTCTCCATCCTAGGTTACTGATGTCACATTGAACAAAATCTATGTCCAACTGCAGTTCAATTAAGAAAGCAACATAAGGAAGATATCATAAAACATGTAAATTGCTAAGCAAATAATGAAATTAACTTGGTGATATAAAAAGTGAATAGCATAGAGAGACAGGTAAAGGAGAAAAAGATGTCAAAATTTTGTGACTCGGGCCAATACAAGCTCTAGACTTTACTACTACATCAAAATCAATAAAGAGGAGAGCACCTCAAGATCTTCTGCATTCATTGAAGCTATTTCAAGAGATTGAGGATCAATATCAATGCCAATAACCAGCCTATTCCACGCAACAAAACGCCCACATTAAACAAATACAGATAGTTTTCTTCTTTGTTCTGTTTCTCGAATTCAGGTCAAGGAATTAACAAAGACAAGGGAAGAAACAATGAGAAAAAAGGGTTTACTTACTCAGCACCCAAGAGAGCAGCAGCAGCACCTAGAGTGCCACATCCACAACCAAAATCTGCTACCACTTTGTTGCTAATATCATCAAATGAATTCTCAgcctaaagaaagaaaaacccaaaaacaaGAAACAAGGAAGAAAAAGCTCAATACTACCCACTAGTCATTAGCACGTGTATAGGGGAAATAAAAGAAGATTACTGCGTACAGTGTAAAGCAAGCGAGAAGCGATATGAGGTCCAGTTGGGTACTGTTCCAGCTCCACCTGCATTGAATAAAACAGAACCCACCACAAGCAGATTCGATAACTACTTCCATATTAACAAATTTCGAGTTTCTTTCTGGGGGGAATGAAACAAACGGAAAAGAAGACCTTTGGGGTAGTGAATTGTTGAAGATCGCCTAAGAGGGTTTCTAGTTGTTTCAGCTTCATTCTTTGCTTTTATAGGAAccccttttaacaaataaaagtagAGATAAGAAGAATAAAAAATCCTTCCCCTTCCTGCTGATgctacttcttcttcttcttcttctttctttaatAAGCCAAACACCCCTTATGTTAGGATATACTGGAATTTCAGGTTTTGAAATTACAATACTAGGTTTTAAAGTGGGTGACTTACAtgtatatgctgattttttttttttatttcttaaagcCTGCTGAAATCTATAGGTCGCCTTTTCACCGTTGTGTTTTTTCTTAGTTATGAGTTAGATTTCTCTCCttatatttcattttttatttcatgtagTTTTATGCTTAAGTTCTAAgtttgattaattaaaaaaaaattgtaatagAGGAATTGAACTCAGAACTCAAGGACAAAAGCAGTAATATTTAACTAtctaactaaaagaattaaattgtaaatatttagtAAAAACGTGTCTTATAGGACGCGTTTTCAGTTGATGTGGCTGAAAGTATGCCCTGTAAAATGCATTTTCACTGCCACATAGTGAAACGCGCTCTGTAAGAAGCGTTTTCCTTTTTCTCTCTCAAAACAACACaaattggtaaattttaaaaatttcagtaCACTTTCTCAAATTTTTTTAGCATATATGCAAAAATTAGCCTTTTAAAggcttttcccttttctttttttttatgcaAGGGAAATTGGATGCTTTTAAGTTTGGTactagtcactaaattattactatttttctTATCATCAGTTGGAAAAATCTaattttgaaaatggttttcttgtatagtaaaaaaataaaattttgaaatcaatcttgtttgtgatatttatggtaACAAACCTTAACTAAATTCGTACTTGCGTTCTCGGCTTAGCGGACGTTTGTTGTTCCCAACTTTCAACCAAACGACCTTCTCTGCTATTCACGTATCATGAACTGCTTCGAATGTAGGCTCAAActaattgaatcaaaacacagaactagaaaagttttctctctttttggggaaaaaacgaaaattctctcttcttaataGAAACCAGTAGAATTATTATTCtgaaaaaatatatgtaataattgagaataaattctctctatgtTTTAGCagaataacaatctctcaaagttgTGTTTATAGCTCTATcgatgccatctatttataggaagagaaggtagaaTACTTGTTAagttgtagtggtttatttcaaatagaaaaacaatatCCTACTTAGAATAGGATTAGAGTGGACGACAcaccctagtattcctactagggttgtCGTCCCCTTCATgtccattaggggtttttgggctTCTATAACATCGGGTTTAATTACGAGTACTTTTAGGGTCTTTTTGAACTAAAATCTAACTCGATTCAGTTTTTCTacttaccaaaataaactttaatatttatatataaaacaattttctCATTCCTATTTTAtccctaacaaaattttaacgattttacccctagtaaaattttgatgattttgcccTTAGTAAAATTTCGAGAAAATGTGTCCAACATTTCATGACTTAATATGTTCACTATGactaaatgatttattttcattttcgggctTCAAAACAGCCTAAAAACATAAACTTATTTTTCCAATCATTTTTAAGTAATTCATATAGGATTGCAAATGGAtcatttccatttttggaaacctacattcatttccaaatgattccatttctccatttcggAGAAAACAATCATCCCTGAATGtttcttatttttcatttcttattcattatgttcatttctattcaaacacgtaatttatttttggtttcaacgagctagcggagAGACCGATTGAACATATGTAGTTaaagctcaaatgatttataattaagttttaactTTTTACCTGTTAATTATAACCTCATTTAGTCACGaggtcattccactatagtatcatgattaAGCTATTcccaacgacataccattacgaaagaaactactcagtgctcgtccaatgatcttatcataagtgtgttaccctcataagatattCTTGATCTATTTGAGATAATATTCGTTCTCCCAAtataatcttattttatctcatggtaaccattacatcttccttcatgaaaaatcaatcactatcaaatagtgatcaagttaTCCATCACAAAGATGGACGACCTGTGGTCACATTTACCTTTTATCAaacatgtaatgccaatgagaggatatcatttagccatgttttgggctatgaattccactgttttgAATGAAGCTACATACTACAAAAGTCGTACACCCAACACACcaactttcggttccttatctatttgaactcaggcttttactaaCATCAGAGAgtacgagtcacacatacatatttTGTCATCCATTTAGGATTTCTCCCAAtataatcttattttatctcatggtaaccattacatcttccttcatgaaaaatcaatcactatcaaatagtgatcaagttaTCCATCACAAAGATGGACGACCTGTGGTCACATTTACCTTTTATCAaacatgtaatgccaatgagaggatatcatttagccatgttttgggctatgaattccactgttttgAATGAAGCTACATACTACAAAAGTCGTACACCCAACACACcaactttcggttccttatctatttgaactcaggcttttactaaCATCAGAGAgtacgagtcacacatacatatttTGTCATCCAtttaggatttaggtatgccacacttaGAAtgccacaagtgaataaatccataaatggattcaaGATCTATTATGCTTGGGTCCTATTCGATGTACTACtagtccagtcagtcacatctatatctctatcttttgggagtcatccgtTCTGATACTcaagacaaggcatctccctaattggacttgatagacgaaatattagtcttttaatcgatttgctcattttcgattagactaagtacatgtttaggttcgtctactaataaaATCTATCTTTTCGTACTACGACCTgaccacgtaataccgcttagtatttgttaaacatttagacaaccaatgagtaacatttacttccattttgctttgcaggcaaaaaccatgtgaggaaaattatcaaagtatattaatgtaaccaatgaatttgttttattaaccaatttgttcgaaaaattacaagtttacttaaacgaaaatactacacttagggcaccaaatcTAACAGTCTCCCACTTGCCCTAGTAAAGTAGATGAGTCTAGCTTCACATTCTTGTGTCCCTCTATATGTTACCCAAAGAGCTCCCTAGTTAGTAGAGTCTTGGCAAAACAAATCTCTAGGGTTTTTCCTCAAATGCGATTTTTTACTACATCCACTATTTCGTCAAACACTTTTGTCTCCCTTATGATATATTTCGTCAAACACTTCTGTCTCCCTTATGATACTTtgtatcaatgtgttttgtcTTTATGTGGTTTCTTTGAGTTTAGCTACACCCGCACTGTTACAATGccataatgtaacacccttaacccatatttgtcgccggaataggtttaTAAAGCATTATCGATGTTTATGTTTCAAAAC harbors:
- the LOC108486092 gene encoding uncharacterized protein LOC108486092, which translates into the protein MKLKQLETLLGDLQQFTTPKVELEQYPTGPHIASRLLYTAENSFDDISNKVVADFGCGCGTLGAAAALLGAELVIGIDIDPQSLEIASMNAEDLELDIDFVQCDISNLGWRGQIVDTVVMNPPFGTRKKGIDMDFLFVALKVASQAVYSLHKTSTRDYIKRTSLRDLNASSAEVLCELRFDVPQLYKFHKKKEVDIAVDLWRFVPKRSQVKDN